The Blastocatellia bacterium genome includes the window GAGGCGTCGCCGTAACGTTGACTAACAAGCCGAGGCCCCCAGGATCAGTCTCGATCGAGACCATGCACTGGCGATGGCCTTTAACGGCTTCAATGAAGCCGCCGGGAAATTTGACGGTTTTCAATTGCCAACCATGACGCACCAGCTCTTGTTGATAAAACTGACCCACCTGATCAATGCGGTCGGGCGTTCTGAAGTTAATGATCACCTCGGTAGCCATCCTGCCGCTGGCTGTGATCTCAGCATCCGGGTAGAGGGGAACGTCCTTGGGAAAATTTTTGGGCAACGTTGTGCCGCTGCCATATTCCGCTTTCATCGCTTCAAGTTTCATCTGTGCGTCCGGGTTGACGGGCGGCAGGCGGGGTGGCTCCTTTGGCTTGATGACCGGCCTTGGCTCAGCCATTGGAGATTGCTGCTTTGGAGCTGTCGGCGCTGTATCAGGCGACGCCTGCGCTGGGGCTGCTGCGGTCGTTGGAGGTGTTGCCGCCGTGCCGCCGGCAGCTTGATCCTGTGGCGACGACGGCGTCGTCGCGCGACATCCTACATTGAGACTCAGCACAATCAAAAGGAGCGACTCACTCAGCTTCACAAACCAACCACTCCCTCCCTGTCAAAATTGTGGCTCAGAGAGCAAGACTCTATTGACCTGGCCCAACGTTGTCAAGCAACTCTGCTCGGCAACGAGCAAAGACCGCCGGATGCTTAAAAGAGTTTCCGACTATCCAACAAAATGGTCACCGGACCGTCGTTAATCAGCGCAACCTCCATCATGGCTTGGAACACGCCGGTTTCTACGTGAATGCCGAACTGCCTCACTTTGGTGACAAAATACTCGTAGAGTTGATTGGCCTGCTGCGGCGGGGCAGCCTCAGAATAAGACGGGCGGCGACCGCGCCGTGCATCCCCAAACAATGTGAACTGTGACACGACC containing:
- the dtd gene encoding D-aminoacyl-tRNA deacylase; the encoded protein is MRAVVQRVKSAQVSVNGSIVGQIGRGVLVLLGVGVHDAASDADYLAEKIVHLRIFEDAEGKMNRSLADVGGQALVVSQFTLFGDARRGRRPSYSEAAPPQQANQLYEYFVTKVRQFGIHVETGVFQAMMEVALINDGPVTILLDSRKLF